A region of bacterium DNA encodes the following proteins:
- a CDS encoding GNAT family N-acetyltransferase, whose translation MGEGVSHSRTLALPDESDWRALLEEAPVASVYHTPEFFRALQLSGLPCRLVQVRRDGRLAGLAIVLLDRLFPVPLIGWKAFAPAGLLALDMDSRRELMRELDRLLPRHCLYFEQYVEGREQDDLMAGLGLRTDRHRNFLVDLEAPMDILRGAYSRGLRRNIRAGRSHGFAWRLARGPEELRGVHALLLETSRRVAAPPLPWPLLKAVYHELVPAGMCRIYLAGLPGGPPVNARVELLHGGRAIDWYTGTAAGWGDSQVGSWLVDCILEDLRERGIRLFDFGGAGRVGESYGPAEFKRRFGGREVEISRHLCLYHPRLTKVARFAWRLHRRQ comes from the coding sequence ATGGGGGAAGGGGTCAGCCACAGCCGCACCCTCGCCTTGCCGGACGAATCCGACTGGCGCGCCCTGCTCGAAGAAGCGCCGGTGGCCTCCGTGTATCACACCCCGGAGTTCTTCCGCGCCCTCCAGTTGTCGGGCCTCCCCTGCCGTCTGGTGCAGGTCCGGCGCGACGGCCGGTTGGCCGGGCTGGCCATCGTCCTGCTTGACCGCCTCTTTCCCGTTCCCCTCATCGGCTGGAAGGCCTTCGCCCCCGCCGGCCTGCTCGCCCTTGACATGGACAGCCGCCGCGAGTTGATGCGCGAGCTGGATCGCCTCCTGCCCCGGCACTGCCTCTATTTCGAGCAGTACGTGGAGGGACGGGAACAGGACGACCTGATGGCCGGCCTCGGCCTGCGCACGGACCGGCACCGCAACTTCCTGGTGGATCTGGAAGCCCCCATGGACATCCTGCGCGGGGCTTACAGCCGCGGCCTCCGGCGCAACATCCGCGCCGGCCGCTCGCACGGCTTCGCCTGGCGGCTGGCCCGCGGGCCGGAGGAGCTGCGCGGTGTCCACGCCCTGCTGCTCGAGACCAGCCGTCGGGTGGCGGCGCCGCCCCTGCCCTGGCCCCTGCTCAAGGCGGTGTATCACGAGCTGGTGCCCGCCGGCATGTGCCGCATCTACCTGGCCGGCCTGCCCGGCGGCCCCCCGGTCAACGCGCGGGTGGAACTCCTCCACGGGGGACGGGCCATCGACTGGTACACGGGAACGGCCGCCGGCTGGGGGGACAGCCAGGTCGGCAGCTGGCTGGTGGACTGCATCCTGGAGGACCTGCGCGAGCGGGGCATCCGCCTCTTCGACTTCGGCGGGGCGGGCCGGGTGGGCGAATCCTACGGGCCGGCCGAGTTCAAGCGCCGCTTCGGCGGGCGCGAGGTCGAGATCAGCCGCCACCTGTGCCTCTACCACCCGCGTCTCACCAAGGTGGCGCGTTTCGCCTGGCGGCTCCACCGTCGCCAGTGA
- the rfbC gene encoding dTDP-4-dehydrorhamnose 3,5-epimerase yields the protein MEQRALSIPEVRLIQPRVHGDGRGFFVEVWQQERYAAAGLPGPFVQLNHSHSRRGTLRGLHFQWRRPQGKLVRVCAGEVFDVAVDLRPGSPTFGGWTGTRLTAARQEQLWIPPGFAHGFCVLSESADFEYFCTEPYLAEADATLRWNDPEVGVAWPLADPLLSERDRQAPTLAELRARLAAEWGG from the coding sequence ATGGAACAACGCGCCCTGTCGATCCCCGAAGTCCGGCTCATCCAGCCCCGCGTCCACGGCGACGGGCGGGGTTTCTTCGTCGAGGTCTGGCAACAGGAGCGCTACGCGGCCGCCGGCCTGCCCGGCCCTTTCGTGCAGCTCAACCACAGCCACAGCCGGCGGGGCACCCTGCGCGGCCTCCATTTCCAATGGCGGCGGCCGCAGGGCAAGCTGGTGCGCGTCTGCGCCGGGGAGGTCTTCGACGTGGCCGTGGACCTGCGCCCCGGCTCGCCCACTTTCGGCGGCTGGACCGGGACCAGGCTGACCGCCGCCCGGCAGGAGCAGCTCTGGATTCCGCCGGGCTTCGCCCACGGTTTCTGCGTGCTGAGCGAGTCGGCCGACTTCGAGTACTTCTGCACGGAGCCCTACCTGGCCGAGGCCGACGCCACCCTGCGTTGGAACGATCCCGAGGTCGGCGTGGCCTGGCCGCTGGCCGATCCGCTTCTCTCCGAGCGGGATCGGCAGGCGCCCACCCTGGCCGAGTTGCGCGCCCGGCTGGCAGCGGAGTGGGGCGGTTGA
- a CDS encoding TonB-dependent receptor — MSLGRLLTRPAARAAGLLLLAASTAGAALLQGEVLDERGLPLEGVHVQVVGWRAGAATDARGRFTLKLPDDETRRLRVTHLGYASLELDAAAGAPLALRLAPSLLEGRPVTVTATRAGEGTLPVTHTNLGRADLELAHHGQDLSRLLDGTPSLTTMSYSGTAIGYNEIRLRGFDQKRIEVLVNGVPINDPEDHYVYWVDLPDLGRSLRDAQIQRGTGTGLFGGSNFGGSINLLTDLADEPGLRLETARGSFDTWRHSLGWSSGLVDGTWQMEARWSQVATAGWRDATAVETWGAFFSARRFLPGGALRLTHYTGHELTHTAWDGVDLATLRGLHGRARDRTQNNDAAYANSIDDFRQPHSEAQLLFTLPDGSELDATLYHVDGSGFYETYKTGRDPGDYGLPVPDEGVVDVVNRRWIDKRQSGLTAVNRRAAWGGTLTLGLNGYTYDAEHFGRVIWASPLPAGQSPQGRYYTHQSAKEKAGLVAGLVLPVGSDLSLSASLSAQHTRYALRQRADGAFQGSLLNRFEDTRFFVNPALGLGWQLSEGLRLSAGLSAAAREPSRNEYWNAWEGPDDLGRRPLFARADTMADGSLRWHDPLVKPERMLDVEVGGEWRGRRHQLALNFYWLEMRDEIVAYGGMDEESPVRGNAPRSHHAGLELEGRLRPGRALESGGNLTLSRGRIDELVLHETRYGADWSSEVVRRDMAGNPAALSPAILANAWLEWRPLAGLVLRPRLQHVGRQYLDTSGDDEFSALHPDLIDPRYLDGAGRLRHSKTLPSRTTMGLDARFALAPWTGLDLALTLQVENLLDRDHETAGYWNDWVDSNGDGLYEPQPCLYPAAGRNWLLGVRLGI; from the coding sequence ATGTCTCTTGGTCGTCTCCTGACCCGCCCGGCCGCGCGCGCGGCCGGACTGCTGCTGCTTGCCGCCTCCACCGCCGGCGCCGCCCTGCTCCAGGGCGAGGTGCTGGACGAGCGGGGCCTGCCCCTGGAGGGCGTCCACGTCCAGGTGGTGGGCTGGCGCGCCGGCGCCGCCACCGACGCCCGCGGTCGTTTCACCCTCAAGCTGCCCGACGACGAGACCCGGCGCCTGCGGGTCACGCACCTGGGCTATGCCTCGCTGGAACTGGACGCGGCCGCCGGTGCACCGCTCGCCCTGCGCCTGGCGCCCAGCCTGCTCGAGGGCCGCCCCGTCACGGTGACGGCCACCCGCGCCGGGGAGGGCACCCTGCCCGTCACGCACACCAACCTGGGTCGCGCCGACCTGGAGCTGGCCCACCACGGCCAGGATCTCAGCCGCCTGCTGGACGGAACGCCCTCCCTCACCACCATGAGCTACTCCGGCACGGCCATCGGCTACAACGAGATCCGCTTGCGCGGGTTCGACCAGAAGCGGATCGAGGTGCTGGTCAACGGCGTGCCCATCAACGACCCCGAGGACCACTACGTCTACTGGGTGGACCTGCCCGACCTGGGGCGCAGCCTGCGCGACGCCCAGATCCAGCGCGGCACGGGCACGGGCCTCTTCGGGGGCAGCAACTTCGGCGGCAGCATCAATCTCCTGACTGATCTGGCGGACGAGCCCGGACTTCGCCTGGAGACGGCGCGGGGCAGTTTCGACACCTGGCGTCACAGCCTGGGCTGGTCCAGCGGCCTGGTGGATGGCACCTGGCAGATGGAGGCCCGCTGGAGCCAGGTGGCCACGGCCGGTTGGCGCGACGCCACGGCCGTGGAGACCTGGGGCGCTTTCTTCTCCGCCCGCCGCTTCCTGCCGGGCGGCGCCCTGCGCCTGACCCACTACACCGGCCACGAGCTGACCCACACGGCATGGGACGGCGTGGACCTCGCCACGCTGCGCGGCCTGCACGGCCGGGCGCGGGACCGCACCCAGAACAACGACGCGGCCTACGCCAACAGCATCGATGATTTCCGCCAGCCGCACAGCGAGGCGCAGCTTCTCTTCACGCTGCCCGACGGGTCGGAGCTGGACGCCACCTTGTATCACGTGGACGGCAGCGGCTTCTACGAGACCTACAAGACCGGGCGCGACCCCGGCGACTATGGCCTGCCCGTGCCGGACGAGGGCGTGGTGGATGTGGTCAACCGCCGCTGGATCGACAAGCGCCAGAGCGGCCTGACCGCCGTCAACCGGCGCGCGGCCTGGGGCGGCACCCTGACCCTGGGCCTGAACGGCTACACCTACGACGCCGAGCATTTCGGCCGCGTCATCTGGGCCAGCCCCCTGCCGGCCGGCCAGTCCCCCCAGGGCCGCTACTACACGCATCAGAGCGCCAAGGAGAAGGCGGGGCTGGTGGCGGGGCTGGTCCTGCCCGTGGGAAGTGACCTCTCCCTGTCGGCCTCCCTCTCCGCCCAGCACACGCGCTATGCCCTCCGCCAGCGCGCCGACGGGGCCTTCCAGGGATCCCTGCTCAACCGCTTCGAGGACACGCGTTTCTTCGTCAATCCCGCCCTCGGTCTGGGCTGGCAGCTGAGCGAGGGTCTGCGCCTGAGCGCCGGCCTCTCCGCCGCCGCCCGCGAACCCAGCCGCAACGAGTACTGGAACGCCTGGGAGGGTCCTGACGACCTGGGCCGGCGCCCGCTCTTCGCCCGCGCCGACACCATGGCCGACGGCAGCCTGCGCTGGCACGACCCCCTGGTCAAGCCGGAGCGCATGCTGGACGTGGAGGTGGGCGGCGAATGGCGGGGGCGGCGACACCAGCTGGCCCTGAACTTCTACTGGCTGGAGATGCGCGACGAGATCGTCGCTTACGGCGGCATGGACGAGGAGAGCCCCGTGCGCGGCAACGCCCCGCGCAGCCATCATGCCGGCCTCGAGCTGGAGGGCCGCCTGCGCCCGGGCCGCGCCCTCGAATCCGGCGGCAACCTCACGCTCAGCCGCGGCCGCATCGACGAGCTGGTCCTGCACGAGACACGTTATGGAGCCGACTGGTCCAGCGAGGTGGTGCGGCGCGACATGGCGGGCAACCCCGCCGCCCTCAGCCCGGCCATCCTGGCCAACGCCTGGCTGGAGTGGCGGCCCCTGGCCGGCCTGGTCCTGAGGCCGCGCCTGCAACACGTGGGACGCCAGTACCTGGACACCTCCGGCGACGACGAGTTCAGCGCCCTTCATCCGGATCTGATCGATCCGCGCTATCTCGACGGGGCCGGCAGGCTGCGCCACTCCAAGACGCTGCCCTCCCGCACGACGATGGGCCTGGACGCCCGCTTCGCCCTGGCGCCCTGGACCGGCCTCGACCTGGCCCTCACCCTCCAGGTGGAGAACCTGCTGGATCGCGACCACGAGACGGCGGGCTACTGGAATGACTGGGTGGACAGCAACGGCGACGGCCTCTACGAACCCCAGCCCTGCCTCTACCCCGCAGCCGGGCGCAACTGGCTGCTGGGCGTGCGCCTGGGCATCTGA
- a CDS encoding response regulator, with translation MFEAIRGLPPDGIGCNGLELTFQAGLKPDPAFVASALTHFRGLRWTGDLPSPALSGLADEVEACHATLQLQHDSTGTISDLALFGAALASTLMRRLGGGETVLDYQAGPATATIRFEPADGFLHSFALLYSVNFLHYTWREGAVEPRLDQLLELAEVFFGQEAAAELDSLPTLDRVFPQETLNSFVNLVHPQARSIGRQLTKILLLEDNRELGEIVADMLASCGYVVCQAPDGMSGLNRLERERFQLILSDIQMPRLNGMGLLKVLHKRHLKIPVILTTGYTGIWQEDQALKQGAVAFLPKPFGMEELIRTVDRALAGQGLSHSL, from the coding sequence ATGTTTGAAGCCATCCGCGGCCTGCCGCCGGACGGCATCGGCTGCAACGGCCTCGAGCTGACCTTCCAGGCCGGCCTGAAGCCCGATCCAGCTTTCGTCGCTTCGGCGCTGACCCATTTCCGCGGATTGCGCTGGACCGGGGATCTCCCTTCTCCGGCCCTGTCCGGGCTGGCCGACGAGGTGGAGGCCTGTCACGCCACCCTTCAACTGCAACATGACTCCACTGGCACCATCTCCGATCTCGCCCTCTTCGGCGCGGCGCTGGCCTCCACCCTGATGCGTCGGCTGGGAGGCGGCGAGACGGTCCTGGATTATCAGGCGGGGCCGGCCACCGCCACCATCCGCTTCGAACCGGCCGACGGTTTCCTCCACAGCTTCGCCTTGCTATATTCGGTCAACTTCCTGCACTACACGTGGCGGGAGGGCGCGGTGGAGCCGCGTCTGGACCAGTTGCTGGAGTTGGCGGAAGTGTTCTTTGGGCAGGAAGCGGCCGCGGAGCTGGACAGCTTGCCGACGCTGGATCGGGTCTTTCCCCAGGAAACCCTCAACAGCTTCGTCAACCTGGTGCATCCGCAGGCGCGCAGCATCGGCCGGCAGCTGACCAAGATCCTCCTGCTGGAGGACAACCGCGAGTTGGGCGAGATCGTCGCCGACATGCTGGCCAGCTGCGGTTACGTCGTCTGCCAAGCCCCCGACGGGATGAGCGGGCTGAATCGCCTGGAACGGGAACGGTTCCAGTTGATTCTCAGCGACATCCAGATGCCGAGGTTGAACGGGATGGGCTTGCTGAAGGTGCTGCATAAGCGGCATCTGAAGATCCCCGTCATCCTCACCACCGGCTACACGGGAATCTGGCAGGAGGACCAGGCCTTGAAGCAGGGCGCGGTGGCCTTCCTGCCCAAGCCTTTCGGAATGGAGGAGCTGATCCGCACGGTGGATCGGGCCCTGGCCGGACAGGGACTCTCCCATTCCTTGTGA
- the upp gene encoding uracil phosphoribosyltransferase, giving the protein MYAFSNLRVVDHPLAQHYLSLLRDRGTPPEQFAKCVEQLAALLVPEVTRDLETREHAVATPLEDCLTRRLAHPIVLVPILRAGLGMVPGFKQLVPDAMVAHLGLYRDEVSLEPVVYYKKLPQDLRGRDLIVLDPMLATGGTASAALSYLKERRPRSIRMAGLLAAPEGVGHLLRTHPDVPLVVVALDRELNGRGYILPGLGDAGDRMFGTEF; this is encoded by the coding sequence ATGTATGCCTTCTCGAACCTCCGGGTGGTGGATCACCCCCTGGCCCAGCACTACCTGTCCCTGCTGCGTGACCGGGGCACGCCACCGGAACAATTCGCCAAGTGCGTCGAGCAGCTGGCCGCCCTCCTCGTGCCCGAGGTGACGAGGGATCTGGAGACCCGCGAGCACGCCGTCGCCACGCCGCTGGAGGACTGCCTGACCCGGCGCCTGGCCCACCCCATCGTGCTGGTGCCCATCCTGCGGGCCGGCCTGGGCATGGTGCCGGGCTTCAAACAGCTCGTGCCCGACGCCATGGTCGCCCATCTGGGCCTGTATCGCGACGAGGTCAGCCTGGAGCCGGTCGTCTACTACAAAAAGCTGCCCCAGGACCTGCGCGGCCGCGACCTGATCGTGCTGGATCCCATGCTGGCCACGGGCGGCACGGCCAGCGCCGCCCTCAGCTATTTGAAGGAGAGGCGGCCCCGCAGCATCCGCATGGCGGGCCTGCTGGCGGCGCCGGAGGGTGTGGGGCACCTGCTGCGCACACACCCCGACGTGCCCCTCGTCGTGGTCGCCCTCGATCGCGAACTCAACGGGCGCGGCTACATCCTGCCCGGCCTGGGAGACGCGGGGGACCGCATGTTCGGGACGGAATTCTGA
- a CDS encoding PAS domain-containing protein, with product MSLDKPAPTGRFVTFPTDEIIVTKTDTRGRITYANALFVEVSGYAPQDLLGAAHSIVRHPAMPRCVFKLLWETVQAGEEFFGYVLNMNRQGDGYWVLAHVTPSYDAAGACVGYHSNRRSPHADGVEAATRLYRDLLAEEKGHSNPTAGLAAGMALLERTMAQRGQDYGQFAFSLSKQTSLDNLHP from the coding sequence ATGAGCCTGGACAAGCCCGCACCGACCGGCCGCTTCGTGACCTTCCCCACCGACGAGATCATCGTCACCAAGACGGACACCCGTGGACGCATCACCTATGCCAACGCCCTCTTCGTGGAGGTGTCGGGCTACGCCCCGCAGGACCTGCTTGGAGCGGCGCACAGCATTGTGAGGCACCCGGCCATGCCCCGCTGCGTCTTCAAGCTTCTTTGGGAGACGGTCCAGGCAGGCGAGGAGTTCTTCGGCTACGTGCTCAACATGAACCGACAAGGGGACGGCTACTGGGTGTTGGCCCACGTGACGCCCAGTTATGACGCCGCCGGCGCCTGTGTCGGTTACCACTCCAATCGGCGCTCACCCCACGCCGACGGGGTGGAGGCCGCCACCCGGCTCTACCGCGACCTCCTGGCGGAGGAGAAAGGGCACAGCAACCCCACGGCCGGCCTGGCGGCGGGCATGGCGCTCCTGGAAAGAACCATGGCCCAGCGCGGCCAGGACTACGGACAGTTCGCCTTCTCCCTGTCGAAGCAGACAAGCCTGGACAACCTCCACCCCTAA
- a CDS encoding methyl-accepting chemotaxis protein codes for MDTILLDRQLEAQIGPVITICDRAATGDLEARIDTVELDERLAPLGLAINRLLDVLDAYVRESSAMMASCSRDRYHRPILLRGLRGSFLRGATTINAAGRQMRENKAQIDMVAELARENTDNIMTVATAVEELGVTTAAISDQTGNAARIARETAHSSSETARSVEPLTQAVGRVNKIVNLISRVASQTNLLALNATIEAARAGHHGKGFAVVANEVKELSRSTAEATQEIRREVGQMQTMMDEVVRHIVGIHASLTRVEQSTGEIAHAVEEQVKATHEISSSISVVSRNTGMVSERIAGRVAP; via the coding sequence ATGGACACGATCCTTCTCGACAGACAGCTGGAAGCCCAAATCGGGCCGGTCATCACCATCTGCGATCGGGCCGCCACCGGTGATTTGGAGGCCCGCATCGACACCGTCGAGCTGGACGAGCGGCTGGCGCCCCTCGGGCTGGCCATCAACCGGCTCCTCGACGTCCTGGACGCTTATGTGCGAGAGTCCTCGGCCATGATGGCCTCGTGCAGCCGGGACCGCTACCATCGACCCATCCTGTTGCGGGGCCTGCGCGGCAGCTTCCTGCGGGGCGCCACCACCATCAACGCCGCCGGCCGGCAGATGCGAGAGAACAAGGCGCAGATCGACATGGTCGCGGAGCTTGCCAGGGAGAACACGGACAACATCATGACCGTGGCCACGGCCGTGGAGGAGCTGGGCGTCACCACCGCCGCCATTTCGGACCAGACCGGCAACGCTGCGCGCATCGCCCGCGAGACGGCCCATTCCAGCAGCGAGACGGCCCGATCGGTCGAGCCGCTCACCCAGGCGGTGGGTCGGGTCAACAAGATCGTCAATCTGATCAGCCGGGTGGCTTCCCAGACGAACCTGCTGGCGCTCAACGCAACCATCGAAGCGGCGCGGGCCGGCCACCATGGCAAGGGCTTCGCCGTGGTCGCCAACGAGGTGAAGGAGCTGTCCCGCAGCACGGCCGAGGCCACCCAGGAGATCCGGCGGGAGGTGGGCCAGATGCAGACGATGATGGATGAGGTGGTGCGTCACATCGTAGGAATCCACGCCTCGCTCACTCGCGTGGAACAGAGCACGGGGGAGATTGCCCACGCGGTGGAGGAGCAGGTCAAGGCCACGCACGAGATCAGCAGCAGCATCTCCGTCGTGTCGCGCAACACCGGCATGGTTTCGGAGCGCATCGCCGGCCGCGTGGCGCCGTAG